The following coding sequences are from one Clostridiisalibacter paucivorans DSM 22131 window:
- a CDS encoding dihydroorotase, producing MILLIKNVHIVDGEQSIYGNICIKDGIVHKVIKHADIINYEDIDIVIDGMGKTLMPSFIDMHTHLREPGYEYKETMFTGQKAALSGGYTILCPMANTNPPCDNEVVMKYIKEKANEQSLCDIYQISAVTKGLQGKELIDFETMKEATQLFSDDGYSIMNQEIMERALMASREFDIKILTHCQPESQLIKRDLKILEDFGGNLHICHVSEKESIGEIVRAKNRGSKFTCEVTPHHIFSHDLDYRVNPPIGDKEDNRAIMNAIKKGYIDIIATDHAPHSKEDKKKGSPGISNIEVAFAMVNKKFKEWDIELTVLSRMMSKIPGEILGLNSGLIKEGYEANLVLIDDNHQYKIDKDTFISKGKNTPFNDMYVQGKILFTMKRGKILYKGEEFCG from the coding sequence ATGATATTGCTAATTAAGAATGTTCATATAGTGGATGGGGAACAGAGTATATATGGCAATATATGTATAAAAGATGGCATTGTGCATAAGGTGATAAAGCACGCAGATATTATTAATTATGAAGATATAGATATAGTAATAGATGGAATGGGAAAAACATTGATGCCATCTTTTATAGATATGCATACTCATTTGAGAGAACCAGGGTATGAATATAAAGAAACCATGTTTACAGGGCAGAAGGCAGCACTAAGTGGGGGATATACCATATTATGTCCAATGGCCAATACCAATCCCCCTTGTGACAATGAAGTAGTAATGAAATATATAAAAGAAAAAGCAAATGAACAGAGTTTATGTGATATATATCAAATATCAGCTGTAACAAAGGGTTTACAAGGGAAAGAACTTATAGATTTTGAGACAATGAAGGAAGCAACTCAATTATTTTCAGATGATGGGTATTCGATAATGAATCAAGAAATTATGGAGAGGGCATTAATGGCCTCTAGAGAGTTTGATATAAAGATATTGACCCATTGTCAGCCTGAATCACAGTTGATTAAAAGGGACTTAAAGATACTGGAAGATTTTGGCGGAAATCTACACATATGTCATGTAAGTGAAAAGGAAAGTATAGGAGAAATAGTGAGGGCCAAAAATAGAGGAAGTAAATTTACCTGTGAAGTAACTCCACATCATATATTTTCTCATGATCTAGATTATAGGGTAAATCCACCTATTGGAGACAAGGAAGACAATAGAGCGATAATGAATGCAATAAAAAAAGGATATATAGATATTATAGCAACAGACCATGCCCCTCATAGTAAAGAGGATAAGAAAAAAGGGAGCCCAGGTATATCTAATATAGAGGTTGCATTTGCTATGGTCAATAAGAAATTCAAAGAATGGGATATAGAATTGACTGTGTTAAGTAGAATGATGAGTAAAATTCCAGGCGAAATACTGGGCTTAAATAGTGGTTTGATAAAGGAAGGGTATGAGGCCAATCTGGTCTTAATAGATGATAATCACCAATACAAGATAGATAAAGATACATTTATATCTAAAGGCAAGAATACACCCTTTAATGATATGTATGTACAAGGCAAGATATTGTTTACTATGAAAAGAGGAAAAATATTATATAAAGGAGAGGAATTTTGTGGATAG
- the pyrE gene encoding orotate phosphoribosyltransferase codes for MDRDIFNLLKEGEAVLEGHFKLSSGNHSNMYIQCAKALQNPKRAEKLMRYIKEQIKDLDIDLIVGPAMGGIIAAYELARQMDKDAIFTERKDGIMQLRRGFSVKKGQKILICEDVITTGKSSYEVKRLLESMGAEVVGLACIVDRRASDCKFDLDIYSAIKLEIEIYEPGDCKLCDKGLELESPGSRFIK; via the coding sequence GTGGATAGAGATATTTTCAACCTGTTAAAAGAAGGAGAAGCAGTATTAGAAGGGCATTTTAAATTGTCATCGGGAAATCATAGCAATATGTATATACAATGTGCTAAGGCATTACAAAATCCTAAAAGAGCTGAAAAATTGATGAGATATATAAAAGAACAGATTAAAGATTTAGATATAGATTTAATAGTGGGACCAGCAATGGGAGGAATAATTGCTGCATATGAACTGGCAAGACAAATGGATAAAGATGCCATATTTACTGAAAGAAAAGATGGAATTATGCAGTTGAGAAGAGGATTTTCAGTGAAAAAAGGGCAAAAGATACTTATATGTGAAGATGTAATTACTACAGGAAAGTCTTCTTATGAAGTTAAAAGGTTATTAGAAAGCATGGGGGCAGAAGTGGTTGGTTTGGCATGTATAGTAGATAGGAGAGCCTCAGATTGCAAATTTGATTTAGATATATATAGTGCAATAAAATTAGAAATAGAAATATATGAACCAGGTGATTGTAAATTATGTGATAAAGGATTAGAGTTAGAAAGCCCAGGAAGCAGATTTATAAAGTAA